A segment of the Streptomyces sp. Tu 2975 genome:
GGGTTCCGCGTAGCGGGCATTCCAGCCCGTCCGGCGTTTGAGGACACCGCGCGGAGCGCGGTAGCGCGTCCGGGCAGCGCCCGATCCCGGGGAGGGCGGGTAGGGAACGGCCGCGCAGCGGCCTCCGCGCGCCCGCCACCTGAGGGCCGACCCCGCCCGGCCTCGCACCGGGGCCCGGCCCGGGGCTCGGGGCTCGGGGCTCGGCACGCGTGCGCACCAGGGCCCGGCGCGCACGCGTGCCTCGGGCCCGGCCCGCCGGCCCACGCGCCCGGGTGGCGGGGCCAGCGGGTTCGGAAGAGCCCGCCGGGTCCGGAAAGCTGGCGGGGTCGGGGGTGGCCCGCGGGTCCGGGGAGAGCCCGCGTGGCGTTCGGAGCGGCGGGCCGGGAAAGCCGACGGGCCCGGTTACGGACGTGGCCGGGCCCGCGGGGTCGGAGCGCGCTACGCCTTGCGCGGGCGGAACGTGAGCGACAGCGAGCCGGCGGGCCGGGAAAGCCGACGGGCCCGGTCACGGACGTGGCCGGGCCCGCGGGGTTGGAGCGCGCTACGCCTTGCGCAGGCGGAACGTGAGCGACAGGCCCTCGTCCGTGAACGGCGCACCGTACGTGTCGTCCGGTGCTTCGCCCTCCGCGAAGTCCGTCGCCAGCACCTCGTCCGCGATCAGCGACGCGTGGTCCGCCAGGGCCGAGGTGACCTCGGGGTCCTCGGAGGCCCAGCGGAGCGCGATACGGTCCGCGACGTCCAGGCCGCTGTTCTTGCGCGCCTCCTGGATGAGGCGGATCGCGTCACGTGCCAGGCCGGCCCGGCGCAGCTCCGGCGTGATCTCGAGGTCCAGCGCGACCGTCGCACCGGAGTCGGAGGCGACCGACCAGCCTTCCCGCGGGGTCTCAGTGATGATGACCTCCTCCGGGGACAGCGTGATCGTCTCGCCGTTGACGTCGAGCGTCGCCTCGCCGGACCGCAGCGCCAGGGACAGCGCCGCGGCGTCCGCGGCCGCGACCGCCTTGGCCACGTCCTGGACGCCCTTGCCGAAGCGCTTGCCCAGCGCACGGAAGTTGGCCTTGGCCGTGGTGTCCACGAGTGAGCCGCCGACCTCGGACAGGGACGCCAGCGAGGAGACGTTCAGCTCCTCCGTGATCTGGGCCTGGAGTTCGTCGGAGAGCGCCGAGAAGCCGGTCGCCGCCACTAGGGCCCGCGAGAGGGGCTGGCGGGTCTTCACACCCGACTCGGCACGCGTCGCGCGGCCCAGCTCGACCAGCCGGCGGACCAGCGCCATCTGGGTCGACAGCGTGGGGTCGATGGCGTCCAGATCGGCCTCCGGCCAGGAGGACAGGTGGACGGACTCAGGGGCGTCCGGCGCCACCGGGACGATCAGGTCCTGCCAGACCCGCTCGGTGATGAACGGCGTCAGCGGCGCCATCAGCCGCGTGACGGTCTCCACCACGTCGTGCAGCGTCCGCAGCGCCGCCGCGTCACCCTGCCAGAAGCGGCGGCGCGAGCGGCGCACGTACCAGTTCGACAGGTCGTCGACGAACGCGGAGAGCAGCTTGCCCGCGCGCTGGGTGTCGTACGCCTCCATCGCCTGTGTGACCTGGTCCACCAGGGCGTGCAGCTCGGACAGCAGCCACCGGTCGAGGACCGTGCGCTCGGCCGGGGCCGGGTCGGCGGCCGAGGGGGCCCAGCCCGAGGTGCGGGCGTACAGGGCCTGGAAGGCCACCGTGTTCCAGTACGTGAGCAGGGTCTTGCGCACGACCTCCTGGATCGTGCCGTGACCCACGCGCCGCGCCGCCCACGGAGAGCCGCCGGCCGCCATGAACCAGCGAACGGCGTCCGCGCCGTGCTGGTCCATCAGCGGGATCGGCTGAAGGATGTTGCCGAGGTGCTTGGACATCTTGCGGCCGTCCTCGGCGAGGATGTGGCCGAGACAGACCACGTTCTCGTACGACGACTTGTCGAAGACCAGCGTGCCGACGGCCATCAGCGTGTAGAACCAGCCGCGGGTCTGGTCGATCGCCTCCGAGATGAACTGCGCCGGGTAGCGCTTCTCGAAGATGTCCTTGTTCTTGTACGGGTAGCCCCACTGCGCGAACGGCATCGAACCCGAGTCGTACCAGGCGTCGATCACCTCCGGCACGCGCGTCGCGGTGGCGGAGCACTGCGGGCAGTCGAAGGTGACCGCGTCGATGTACGGGCGGTGCGGGTCCAGGTCCGACTGGTCGGTCCCCGTCAGCTCGGACAGCTCCGCGAGCGAGCCGACGCAGGTGAGGTGGTCGTCCTCGCAGCGCCAGATCGGCAGCGGCGTTCCCCAGTAGCGGTTGCGGGAGAGGGCCCAGTCGATGTTGTTGTTGAGCCAGTCGCCGTACCGGCCCTGCTTCACCGAGTCGGGGAACCAGTTCGTGGCCTCGTTCTCCGCCAGCAGCCGGTCCTTGATCGCCGTCGTGCGGATGTACCAGGACGGCTGCGCGTAGTAGAGCAGCGCGGTGTGGCAGCGCCAGCAGTGCGGGTAGCTGTGCTCGTACGGGATGTGCTTGAAGAGCAGACCGCGGGCCTCGAGGTCGGCGGTCAGCGCCTCGTCCGCCTTCTTGAAGAAGACGCCGCCGACCAGCGGCACGTCCTCCTCGAAGGTGCCGTCGGGGCGGACCGGGTTCACGACCGGCAGACCGTAGGCGCGGCAGACCTTGAGGTCGTCCTCACCGAACGCGGGGGACTGGTGGACCAGACCCGTACCGTCCTCGGTGGTCACGTAGTCGGCGTTGACGACGAAGTGCGCCTCCGCCGGACGGCTCTTGTCGGTTCCCTCGCCGGCGCTCGGGAACTCGACCAGCTCGAAGGGGCGTCGGTACGTCCAGCGCTCCATCTCCGCGCCGGTGAACGTCTGACCGGAGGCGTCCCAGCCCTCGCCGAGCGCCTTCTCCAGCAGCGGCTCGGCGACGACGAGCTTCTCCTCGCCGTTCGTCGCCACGACGTACGTGACGTCGGGGTGTGCGGCGACCGCCGTGTTGGACACCAGGGTCCACGGGGTCGTCGTCCACACCAGGAGCGCGGCCTCGCCCGCGAGCGGGCCGCTCGTCAGCGGGAAGCGCACGAAGACGGAGGGGTCGACGACCGTCTCGTAGCCCTGCGCCAGCTCGTGGTCGGACAGGCCGGTGCCGCAGCGGGGGCACCAGGGCGCGACGCGGTGGTCCTGGACCAGCAGGCCCTTGTTGAAGATCTCCTTCAGCGACCACCACACCGACTGGACGTAGTCGGGGTCCATGGTGCGGTAGGCGTCGTCGAGGTCGACCCAGTAGCCCATGCGGGTCGTCAGCTCGGCGAAGGCGTCCGTGTGCCGGGTCACCGACTCGCGGCACTTGGCGTTGAACTCGGCGATGCCGTAGGCCTCGATGTCCTTCTTGCCGGAGAAGCCGAGCTCCTTCTCGACGGCGAGCTCGACCGGCAGGCCGTGGCAGTCCCAGCCGGCCTTGCGGCCCACGTGGTAGCCGCGCATGGTGCGGAAGCGCGGGAAGACGTCCTTGAAGACGCGGGCCTCGATGTGGTGCGCGCCGGGCATGCCGTTCGCCGTGGGCGGGCCCTCGTAGAACACCCACTCGGGCGGCCCTCGGACTGCTCGAGGCTCTTGGTGAAGATCTTGCTCTCGCGCCAGAAGTCGAGCACGGCGTGCTCGAGCGCGGGCAGGTCGACCTGGGCCGGCACCTGACGGTACTGGGGGGTGTCATCTACGAACTCCTCCGGCGGACAGTTTCTCTTCCGTCGGAGGGACGAGAGCGCCGATGCTGCGCGGCTCCCGCGGTACCACCCTCCTTGGCGGTGCACAGGTCACCGCCCCCTCATTGGGGTCGCGACGCCGGTTCTACCGGCCGCGGGACGCCCGCGGCTTTCTTCCGGCGGCTCCGGGGTGATGCTTCACGTCGCGCTCGCCCCCGGGCTCTCACCGTCCCCGGGTCGCTCATGGCTGCGTACGCCGCTACTCGTCCCCATCCAAGCCTTTCGCTGGGCCCAGTGTACGGGCCTCCACGTCGAGCGTCCGACCGCTTTTCGACCGCGGCGCGGTTGACCCGAATGGCCACACCGGTCACGTGGACCTCCTCCTGGGGTGCGGTACGGCCCGCACGGCGGATTACCCGGCGGAGAGCTGGGCACAACCGATGCAGTCCCGGCTTCTCGCAGCGCGGGGCGGGCCGAACCGGCGGCGTGCCCCGTTGCCGCGGGGCTGGGGTCGATTTATCGTCCCAGCACGATTCGCGAGCAAGATCACAATATGTGAAGGGGCCGCGGCCATGGTGGCGAAGAAGACTGCCGGGAAGACGGCGTCCGCGCGTTCCGCCGCCGCGGGGGCGACGTCCGGGAGGCCGGCCTCCCAGGAGCCATCCGGCAAGAAGGCCGCGCCCCGGAAGTCCACGTCCGGGACGGCCGGCACCGCCGCGGAGCCGGTGGCCCGCAAGACGACCGCCACGGGATCACAGGGCACGGCGGCCCGCACCACCGGCAGATCCGTGTCGCGTAAGGCTTCCGGCGGCGGGACTCCGGCGAACAGGACGACGGCGAGCCGGTCGACGACCAGGAAGAACCCGGCGAAGAAGGCGGTGGCCGAGGAAGCGGCAGGGACCGGAGGTACGGCAGGGAAGGCCTCGGCCGCGGCGAAGAGGACGACCGAGCCGGCAGCCGGCAGCACGACAGCCAAGGAGACCTCAGCGAAGAGGACCACGACCACGACGAGCACCAACCGGACCGGGGCCGCCGCGAAGCCGGCCCCGGCCGACGAGGCGGCAGCCGAGACGGCTCCGGCCGGCAAGGCGGCGGCCAGGACCAGGAAGGCGGCCGCCAAGAAGGCGTCCACCGCCGGCAAGGCCGGCGCCGAAAAGACCGCGGCGAAGGTGACGAGCGTGGCCGACGAGGCTGCGGCCGGGGAGCCGGCAGCCGAAGCAGCCCCGGCCGGCAAGGCGGCGGCCAGGACCGCAGACAAGGCCACCGCCGGCAAGGCGGCGGCCAGGACCAAGAAGACGACCCCGGCCAAGAAGGCGGTGGCCGAGGACGCCGCCGAGGCGGGGTCGGCCGGGAAGGCCGCCGCCACGGCGGACGGCGCAGAGAAGGCGGCGCCGGCGAAGAGGACCACGGCCCGCAGGGCCGCGAAGAAGGCCGGTACGGACGCCGATCGGGCGCCCGCACCGGTGACCACGGAGGCCGCCGACCGGGCGACCGCCGCGAAACAGGCCGCGCCCGCGGCCGAGGGGGCGGCCGAGGCCGCACAGCAGACAGGAGCCAGGACGGTGGCAGCGAAGAAGACCGCGGGTAGGGCATCAGGCGCAGGCGGGAGCGCGGTGGCGGTTTCCACGCCCCCCGCGGCGGCCGCGACACCGCCGGGCGAGCTGGCGGTGCGGCCCGGTGAGGATCCGTGGACGCAGGAGGAGGTGGACGAGGCGCGGGCCGAACTCGAGGGCGAGGCGGCTCGGCTGAACGCGGAGATCACGTCCTCGGAGGCGGCGCTCGCCGGACTGATGCGGGACTCCGGCGACGGTGCCGGCGACGACGAGGCCGACACCGGCGCGAAGAACATCACGCGCGAGCACGAGATGGCGCTCGCGGCCAACGGCCGCGAGATGCTCGAGCAGACGGAGCGCGCTCTGCAGCGGCTCGACACCGGCACGTACGGTCTGTGCGAGAGCTGCGGCAAGCCGATCGGCAAGGCCCGCATGCAGGCGTTCCCGCGGGCGACCTTGTGCGTCGAGTGCAAGCAGAAGCAGGAACGCAGAGGCTGACCGCGCGGAGGCGTGCCGTACCCTCGTCCTCAGTCAGGAACCTAGGGTTGAGGGACTCACGTGGCAGAGGCGGAGCGCATCATCGGTACGCCAGATGTTGACGACGAGGCTGCGGCGCCCGCCGAGCCGCCGAAGGGCAAGCGCAAGATCGCCGTGCTGTTCGCGGTGGCGCTCGTCGCCTATCTGCTCGACCTCGGCAGCAAGCTGCTCGTGGTGGCCAAGCTGGAGCACCACGAGCCGATCGAGATCATCGGCGACTGGCTGAAGTTCGAGGCGGTACGGAACCCGGGCGCCGCGTTCGGCATGGGTGAGGCCTTCACCATCATCTTCACCTGCATCGCGGCGACCGTGATCGTCGTGATCGTACGGCTGGCGCGCAAGCTCTACAGCGGTCCCTGGGCGGTCGCCCTCGGTCTGCTGCTGGGCGGGGCGCTCGGCAACCTGACGGACCGGATCTTCCGTTCGCCCGGCGTCTTCGAGGGCGCGGTCGTGGACTTCATCGCGCCCGCGCATTTCGCCGTCTTCAACCTCGCGGACTCCGCGATCGTGTGCGGTGGTGTCCTCATCGTGCTGCTGTCGTTCAAGGGCCTGGACCCCGACGGGACAGTCCACAAGGACTGACAAGGCATACTCGACGGGTGAGTACGATTCCCGAGATCCGCACCCTGCCCGTACCCGACGGCCTGGAGGGTGAGCGTGTGGACGCCGCCATCTCCCGGATGTTCGGGTTCTCCCGTACGAAGGCTGCTGAGCTGGCCGCTGCCGGGAAGGTGCAGGTCGACGGCTCGGTCGTCGGCAAGTCCGAGCGTGTGCACGGCGGCGCCTGGCTCGAGGTGGAGATGCCGCAGGCCCCCGCACCCGTGCAGATCGTCGCAGAGCCCGTCGAGGGCATGGAGATCGTGCACGACGACGACGACATCGTCGTGATCGTCAAGCCGGTCGGCGTGGCCGCGCATCCCAGCCCCGGCTGGACCGGCACCACTGTCATCGGCGGTCTCGCGGCGGCCGGTTACCGCATCTCCACGTCGGGCGCCTCCGAGCGCCAGGGCATCGTGCACCGTCTCGACGTCGGCACGTCCGGGCTGATGGTCGTCGCGAAGTCGGAGCGCGCGTACACGCTGCTGAAGCAGCAGTTCCGGGAGCGGGTCGTCGACAAGCGCTACCACGCGCTGGTGCAGGGCCACCCGGACCCCCTGAGCGGCACGATCGACGCCCCCATCGGCCGGCACCCCACCCTGGACTACAAGTGGGCGGTCACGGCGGAGGGCAAGCCCTCGGTGACGCACTACGACCTGATCGAGGCCTTCCGCGCGGCCTCGCTGCTGGACATCAAGCTGGAGACGGGCCGCACGCACCAGATCCGGGTGCACATGGCCGCGCACCGCCATCCCTGCGTGGGCGACCTGACGTACGGCGCCGACCCCACGATGGCGAAGCGGCTCGGTCTGACCCGGCAGTGGCTGCACGCCGTGCGACTCGGCTTCGAGCACCCGTCGGACGGGCAGTGGGTGGAGTACGAGAGCACCTACCCGGCCGACCTCCAGCAGGCGCTGGACCGGATCGAGGCGGAGAGCGCGTGACGGTGTACAGCGTGCGGGTGGCAGCGGGCCGGGCCGACCGCGAGGCGTGCTTCGCCGTCCGCAAGGAGGTCTTCGTCGCCGAGCAGCAGGTGCCGGAGGAGATCGAGTACGACGCGTTCGACGCCGAGGACGCGGACACCGTCCATGTCCTGGCCGTGGCCGAGGACGGCCGCGCGCTCGGTACCGGGCGGTTGCTGCACGGCGCCTCGGCGCTCAAGAAGACCGGCGGCGATCTCACGGTCGGTTCGCTCGGCAGGCTCGCGGTCAGCAAGGCGGCGCGCGGCCTCGGCGTGGGCGTGGCGCTCGTGCGCGCCATAGAGGAGGCGGCCCGGACGCGTGGACTCGCGGCCGTGGACCTGCACGCGCAGACCCATGCGCTCGGGTTCTACGAGCGGCTCGGGTACGCGGCCTACGGCTCCGAGTTCCTGGACGCCGGCATTGCGCACCTGGCGATGCGGCGGGCCCTCTAGGGCCTCCCCGGCTCCGGTCCGCCGGGCGGGCCCTGGCGGTGTTCCGATGCCCCGGCGCCGTCAGCCGCGGCCCGTGCGGGGGGCCTCGTCGCTCGTGGGCGTGTAGTCCCCCGCGTTGTTGCTGTGGATCTCTTCCTCTCGTGGGGGAGCGGCCTGCCGCGGCCACCGGCCGTCCGGCGGCAGGGAGGCCGCGGCCGTGGCGATCCGGGGCAGGGAGTACGGATGCTTCTCGTGCAGCCAGGCGATCATCTGCTCGCGCACCGTGCAGCGGGCCGTCCATATGTCGTCGGCGTCCTTCGCGGTCACGACCGCACGGATCTCGATCGTGCTGGGTGTGGTGTCCGTCACGGCCAGGCTCCAGTCCCTGCCGTCCCAGGCATTGCAGCCGGCGAGGATCTCCTTGAGCTTCTCGCGCATCAGGGCGACCGGTGCCGAGTGGTCCAGCTGGAAGTAGACCGTCCCCGTCATCTGGGCCCCGCCGCGCGACCAGTTCTCGAACGGCTTGCTCGTGAAGTACGACACCGGCATGGTGATGCGGCGCTCGTCCCAGGTCCGTACGGCGAGGAACGTGAGGGTGACCTCCTCCACGACGCCCCATTCGCCGTCCACCACCACCGTGTCGCCGATGCGGACCATGTCGCCGAAGGCGATCTGGAAGCCGGCGAAGAGATTGCCCAGGGTGGACTGGGCCGCGACACCGGCGACGATGCCGATGATGCCCGCGGACGCCAGCATCGAGGCGCCGAACTTCTCCATGCCGGGGAACGTCAGCAGCATCGCGGCCACGGCGACCACGGCGACGACGGCCGTGACGATCCGCATGATCAGCGTGATCTGGGTCCGCACCCTGCGGACCCGGGCCGGGTCGCGGGTGGAGGACGCGTAACGGGTGTACGAGGACTCCACGGCGGCGGACACGATGCGGGTCACCAGCCAGGCGCTGGCGCCGATCAGGACCAGCGAGAGCACATGGCCGACAGCCGTCTCATGGCGCTCGACGAGGGACCAGCGGGTCTCCCGGTAGGCACCCCTCAACAGGGCCCCGAGGACCACCACCTGGAGCGGCAGGCGGCAGCGGCGCAGCATGTCCCACAGGGGGGTCTCCGGGTGGCGGTCGTCGATCCGGCGCAGCACGCGGTCGACGGCCCAGCCGAGCGCGACGGTGAGCAGGACCGCTCCGCCGAGGACGGCGGCCGGGCGCAATATGTTCTCCATGTCTCCATGACTCCGTGCCGGTGAAGGCGGCTGGCAG
Coding sequences within it:
- a CDS encoding TraR/DksA family transcriptional regulator, whose amino-acid sequence is MVAKKTAGKTASARSAAAGATSGRPASQEPSGKKAAPRKSTSGTAGTAAEPVARKTTATGSQGTAARTTGRSVSRKASGGGTPANRTTASRSTTRKNPAKKAVAEEAAGTGGTAGKASAAAKRTTEPAAGSTTAKETSAKRTTTTTSTNRTGAAAKPAPADEAAAETAPAGKAAARTRKAAAKKASTAGKAGAEKTAAKVTSVADEAAAGEPAAEAAPAGKAAARTADKATAGKAAARTKKTTPAKKAVAEDAAEAGSAGKAAATADGAEKAAPAKRTTARRAAKKAGTDADRAPAPVTTEAADRATAAKQAAPAAEGAAEAAQQTGARTVAAKKTAGRASGAGGSAVAVSTPPAAAATPPGELAVRPGEDPWTQEEVDEARAELEGEAARLNAEITSSEAALAGLMRDSGDGAGDDEADTGAKNITREHEMALAANGREMLEQTERALQRLDTGTYGLCESCGKPIGKARMQAFPRATLCVECKQKQERRG
- the lspA gene encoding signal peptidase II; amino-acid sequence: MAEAERIIGTPDVDDEAAAPAEPPKGKRKIAVLFAVALVAYLLDLGSKLLVVAKLEHHEPIEIIGDWLKFEAVRNPGAAFGMGEAFTIIFTCIAATVIVVIVRLARKLYSGPWAVALGLLLGGALGNLTDRIFRSPGVFEGAVVDFIAPAHFAVFNLADSAIVCGGVLIVLLSFKGLDPDGTVHKD
- a CDS encoding RluA family pseudouridine synthase encodes the protein MSTIPEIRTLPVPDGLEGERVDAAISRMFGFSRTKAAELAAAGKVQVDGSVVGKSERVHGGAWLEVEMPQAPAPVQIVAEPVEGMEIVHDDDDIVVIVKPVGVAAHPSPGWTGTTVIGGLAAAGYRISTSGASERQGIVHRLDVGTSGLMVVAKSERAYTLLKQQFRERVVDKRYHALVQGHPDPLSGTIDAPIGRHPTLDYKWAVTAEGKPSVTHYDLIEAFRAASLLDIKLETGRTHQIRVHMAAHRHPCVGDLTYGADPTMAKRLGLTRQWLHAVRLGFEHPSDGQWVEYESTYPADLQQALDRIEAESA
- a CDS encoding GNAT family N-acetyltransferase; protein product: MTVYSVRVAAGRADREACFAVRKEVFVAEQQVPEEIEYDAFDAEDADTVHVLAVAEDGRALGTGRLLHGASALKKTGGDLTVGSLGRLAVSKAARGLGVGVALVRAIEEAARTRGLAAVDLHAQTHALGFYERLGYAAYGSEFLDAGIAHLAMRRAL
- a CDS encoding mechanosensitive ion channel domain-containing protein, with the protein product MENILRPAAVLGGAVLLTVALGWAVDRVLRRIDDRHPETPLWDMLRRCRLPLQVVVLGALLRGAYRETRWSLVERHETAVGHVLSLVLIGASAWLVTRIVSAAVESSYTRYASSTRDPARVRRVRTQITLIMRIVTAVVAVVAVAAMLLTFPGMEKFGASMLASAGIIGIVAGVAAQSTLGNLFAGFQIAFGDMVRIGDTVVVDGEWGVVEEVTLTFLAVRTWDERRITMPVSYFTSKPFENWSRGGAQMTGTVYFQLDHSAPVALMREKLKEILAGCNAWDGRDWSLAVTDTTPSTIEIRAVVTAKDADDIWTARCTVREQMIAWLHEKHPYSLPRIATAAASLPPDGRWPRQAAPPREEEIHSNNAGDYTPTSDEAPRTGRG